A genomic segment from Fibrobacter succinogenes encodes:
- a CDS encoding ABC transporter ATP-binding protein, with amino-acid sequence MMDILDKEKILKIRDVNRSFIDERTGEPRQILKDINLSVFEGEFISILGASGCGKTTLLRLIAGLDPVQDGKIILDGEPVHGPDSRRGYVFQQGCLFPWLTVEDNIAMGLKIRGVYKQNKGKVHEFIEKIGLGGFEKNFPHQISGGMAQRVAIARALINDPEILLLDEPMGALDSFTRADIQNLLLELRKERNTTMILVTHDIDEALYLSDRIVIMTPRPGRISEVLEIRDCFPRERGSAQFLEKRRNILERFNLARSNTAPEYVI; translated from the coding sequence ATGATGGATATTTTAGATAAAGAAAAAATCTTGAAGATTCGCGACGTAAATCGCTCCTTTATCGATGAACGTACGGGCGAACCGCGGCAGATTTTGAAAGATATCAATCTTTCTGTTTTTGAGGGCGAATTCATTTCGATTCTGGGTGCATCGGGTTGCGGTAAAACGACGCTTTTGCGCTTGATTGCGGGGCTCGATCCTGTTCAAGACGGCAAGATTATTCTTGATGGCGAACCGGTGCATGGGCCTGATTCCAGGCGCGGTTACGTGTTCCAGCAAGGTTGCCTTTTTCCGTGGCTTACCGTAGAAGATAACATTGCGATGGGCCTCAAGATTCGTGGAGTCTACAAGCAGAATAAAGGCAAGGTTCACGAATTTATTGAGAAAATCGGTCTTGGCGGATTCGAGAAGAATTTTCCGCACCAAATTAGTGGCGGTATGGCGCAGCGCGTGGCAATTGCGCGTGCGTTGATTAACGACCCGGAAATCTTGTTGCTCGATGAACCCATGGGGGCGCTGGATTCATTTACCCGTGCCGACATCCAGAACTTGCTTTTGGAACTTCGAAAGGAACGCAATACCACGATGATTCTGGTGACTCACGATATTGACGAAGCGCTTTATCTGTCTGACCGTATCGTGATTATGACGCCGCGTCCGGGACGCATTAGCGAGGTGCTTGAAATTCGCGACTGCTTCCCTCGTGAAAGAGGCTCGGCGCAGTTCCTGGAAAAACGCCGCAATATTTTGGAGCGCTTTAATCTTGCTCGTTCCAATACGGCGCCGGAATACGTGATTTAA
- a CDS encoding aminotransferase class III-fold pyridoxal phosphate-dependent enzyme has product MSNNVNYVSGEKAVSYEKARKYNLFSFANAPHKDYKPFYVDHADGIYVYDGEGREYIDIASELVNVNIGFNNRHIIEAVQKQVERLAYIAPRHAFAEAGELSELLIEKIAPKNMKKVLFTLGGSEANEFAIRFVKAFTGRDKIFSKYESYHGSTYGASSLTGESERASLFPTIPGFIKYPAPHLYGYDIKFASEEEATKHFLSRLEYQIQQECPESVAAIFIESVTGSNGVYLYPKGYLKGVREICDKYGILLVCDEVMSGFLRTGEWFACQADGVEPDLITFAKGVNSAYAPLGGVLISERIANYYEENAFTAGLTYNAHPLGVAAAIACIEEYFRLDVKGNVKKQEPLLKKKLAELKAKHPSVGDVRSVGLFGAIEFSYSKDHKDVIRKNAAGEPFLGNFITKLRNDYGILTMGGGSTILVAPPLIINEAQLDEIFDRLDKAISEYADGLVK; this is encoded by the coding sequence ATGTCAAATAATGTAAATTATGTATCTGGCGAAAAAGCCGTCTCTTACGAAAAGGCGAGAAAGTATAACCTGTTCTCTTTCGCGAACGCCCCTCACAAAGATTACAAGCCGTTCTATGTAGACCATGCCGATGGCATTTATGTTTACGATGGTGAAGGTCGAGAATACATCGATATCGCGTCGGAACTGGTCAACGTAAATATCGGCTTTAACAACCGCCACATTATTGAAGCGGTGCAAAAGCAGGTGGAACGCTTGGCCTACATTGCGCCGCGCCATGCCTTTGCCGAAGCGGGAGAACTCAGCGAACTCTTGATTGAAAAAATTGCGCCGAAGAACATGAAAAAGGTGCTGTTTACGCTGGGTGGCTCCGAAGCGAATGAATTTGCCATCCGTTTTGTGAAGGCGTTTACGGGCCGCGACAAGATTTTTTCGAAGTATGAATCTTACCACGGAAGCACTTACGGTGCGTCGAGCTTGACGGGCGAAAGCGAACGCGCTTCGCTGTTCCCGACGATTCCTGGATTTATCAAGTATCCGGCTCCGCATCTTTACGGCTACGACATTAAATTTGCAAGCGAAGAAGAAGCGACCAAGCATTTCCTTTCTCGCTTGGAATACCAGATTCAGCAGGAATGCCCGGAATCGGTGGCGGCCATCTTTATTGAATCAGTCACAGGCTCTAACGGCGTTTATCTTTATCCAAAGGGATACCTGAAGGGTGTCCGCGAAATCTGCGACAAGTATGGAATCTTGCTGGTGTGCGACGAAGTCATGAGTGGATTTTTGCGTACAGGTGAATGGTTCGCTTGTCAGGCTGATGGCGTGGAACCGGATTTGATTACTTTTGCGAAGGGCGTGAATAGCGCCTACGCTCCGCTTGGCGGCGTGCTCATTAGCGAACGCATTGCGAATTATTATGAGGAAAATGCCTTTACGGCAGGTCTTACTTATAATGCGCATCCGCTCGGTGTTGCGGCGGCAATTGCCTGTATCGAAGAATACTTCCGCTTGGATGTCAAGGGCAACGTGAAAAAGCAGGAGCCCCTTTTGAAGAAAAAGCTTGCGGAACTCAAGGCAAAGCACCCCTCCGTTGGCGACGTGCGTTCTGTGGGTCTCTTCGGTGCCATCGAATTCAGCTACAGCAAGGATCATAAGGACGTGATTCGCAAGAATGCAGCGGGTGAACCCTTCCTCGGAAACTTCATCACGAAACTTCGCAACGATTACGGTATTCTCACGATGGGCGGCGGCTCTACAATTCTTGTGGCTCCTCCGCTGATTATCAACGAAGCTCAGCTGGATGAAATCTTTGATCGCCTGGACAAAGCGATTAGCGAATATGCCGACGGTTTAGTAAAATAA
- a CDS encoding O-acetylhomoserine aminocarboxypropyltransferase/cysteine synthase family protein: protein MSNQFSFDTLKLHAGYNPAEHNHAVSVPIYQTTAFTLDTVKRSDDLFYFDSAEALYTRLSNPTTDVLDARLTALHPGATGAVTLSSGMAAVTYSLLNVTAGKGRILATARSYGGSFDSFEQIFGETGVKYDIVENPDDPANFEALVKEDTKVIYIESITNPNATILDIEAIANIAHKHGIPLIVDNTVATPYLLNPFDFGADVVVYSATKGLTGHGNVIAGAIVENGKFNWKNGKFPQFDGQPHFLVSQQGVPRSFYDVFPDTPFTGRIRAIHLNYLGGAIAPFNSYLVLLGIETLSERLSKSVKSAEKIVEFLETRPEVSWVNHPHAKNSKYKALAAKYFPKGAGAILSFGLKKNDRATIIKFLEAVKVFSFQANIGDARSLIINPSTTTHIELPERAQELADIHSETIRLSIGLEDVNDLIADLEQAFVAIQ from the coding sequence ATGTCAAATCAATTTTCTTTTGATACGCTTAAATTGCACGCAGGCTATAATCCTGCTGAACACAACCACGCCGTTTCGGTGCCCATTTACCAGACAACCGCATTTACGCTCGACACCGTAAAGCGTAGCGATGATCTGTTTTATTTCGACAGCGCCGAAGCACTTTATACACGACTTTCTAATCCGACAACGGATGTACTTGACGCGCGCCTTACGGCACTCCACCCGGGAGCAACCGGAGCTGTCACGCTTTCTTCGGGCATGGCAGCGGTTACGTATTCGCTTTTGAACGTCACAGCAGGCAAAGGCAGAATCCTTGCAACAGCTCGTTCTTACGGTGGATCTTTCGATAGTTTCGAACAAATCTTCGGAGAGACGGGCGTCAAGTATGACATTGTAGAAAACCCTGACGATCCGGCAAATTTCGAGGCACTCGTTAAAGAAGACACCAAGGTAATCTACATCGAATCGATCACCAACCCGAACGCCACCATTCTGGATATCGAAGCGATCGCAAATATCGCCCACAAGCACGGAATCCCGCTGATTGTCGACAACACGGTGGCAACCCCCTACTTGTTGAATCCGTTTGATTTTGGCGCCGACGTGGTTGTTTATTCGGCCACCAAGGGCCTTACGGGTCACGGCAACGTGATTGCCGGTGCCATTGTAGAAAACGGCAAGTTCAACTGGAAAAACGGAAAGTTCCCACAGTTCGACGGCCAGCCGCATTTCTTGGTGTCGCAGCAGGGCGTACCCCGCAGTTTTTACGACGTGTTCCCGGATACGCCTTTCACCGGCCGTATCCGCGCCATTCACCTGAATTACCTGGGCGGTGCCATCGCCCCGTTCAATTCTTACCTGGTGCTTCTTGGAATTGAAACCCTTTCGGAACGTCTTTCGAAATCGGTAAAGTCTGCTGAAAAGATTGTAGAATTTTTGGAAACGCGCCCCGAAGTTTCTTGGGTCAATCACCCGCACGCAAAAAACAGCAAGTACAAGGCGCTCGCCGCCAAGTATTTCCCCAAGGGTGCCGGCGCAATCCTGAGTTTTGGCCTTAAAAAGAACGACCGCGCAACCATTATCAAGTTCTTGGAAGCCGTAAAAGTATTCAGTTTCCAGGCAAACATCGGTGACGCCCGTTCGCTCATTATCAACCCGTCTACAACCACCCACATCGAGCTCCCGGAACGCGCTCAGGAATTGGCCGATATCCATTCCGAAACTATTCGGCTTTCGATTGGTCTTGAAGACGTGAATGACTTGATTGCCGACCTGGAACAAGCCTTCGTCGCAATCCAATAG